The Magnolia sinica isolate HGM2019 chromosome 3, MsV1, whole genome shotgun sequence genome includes the window TGGAGGTGGTGGGGCGGCACGCCCTCCTCTTCGACGACGACGCCATGGCCGCCTTCGTTAACTCCCAAGAAGCCCTGATCCATTGGAATTCCCTCCTCATTGACCGTTATGACGTCCGTCATCTCCTCCACAGCCTCCCCACCTTCACGAAACGCCGCACCCCTCCTCTCTCCGATCCCGATGACGGCGTCTCCCTCTCCGATCTCGATCGCGAGCGATACCTAGATCTTCCTCCCGACGACTGCCACGAAGATAATGCTTCTGAAGGTTCGTTTCTGccccttctcttctctcttatctttttcgCAGCCAGCTACAAATGGTTTACATGGTATTTCTGTGAAATTCTCCATCTTAGGGCTTCAAATTTCAGTAATTTCATTGTTTAAACGAACTCTTTGGGATTTGAGGGAATTggataattaaaatttattaaaacgaCTGAACTCTGGCTTTAATTCGGAAGAATAACTAGAAAAAAATCACAATAACCTTTTTAATGAATGCTTGTACTTGCGATTGGGATATTATTTCTACTTTTGATTCTTTTAATTTCCCTAGATGCTTAGAAGATGTTGGATTAGATAGTTATCACCGTTCATCGAAAACTGCAATAGAATCATCCCTACCAGGGTGCGTTTGGGCATACCCTCCAAATTGGGGTTGACAGCGGTTGCATGGGAGATGCAATACTCTTGTTGTTTTGGGCAAGGTTGAAAATGGGACCTGCAATATGCAAGCTTCTTCGTTTTCCTTCAATAGTTTTTCATTTCTTCTGCACTTGTGATTTCCATCTAGTGTATGTATGCTATCTATCTTGGGAAACAGTAACATCCAAATGTATACTTAGTAGGAAAAATGGGTGGAATTGCATAAATTTTCAATTATCGATTCATATAACCATTGACTAGGATTGTCTTGGCTGTCGTTGTCTGGTAGATGTACAAACGTGCCGCTGTAATATCTTGCTAGATATTGGTCTTCCGCACATTTATCTCATGCTAACCATTAAGTGCTTCAGCGCTGCTTACATACCATTTTAGAGCGTTGATGCTAGTCACAAAGTGCTTTCACACTTTTTAGATGAGCATTGGTGGACAATTACGGTTCATATCCTTTCTTTATCAATGTATTTATGGAAATGCATTGCATACTTGATTTACTAACACATTTGAGTAGGAGGCCAAACTTAAAATTCTCAACACTGGTCATTTTCTTATGTATTCAGTATTCACACAACTtgattccttaaaaaaaaaataaaaataaaaatagtcaaCACCATTCTACTTGAAAATCATATTGAATCTTGTTGAGAGTCTTTACCTTCGGAGAATCATTGACTAGAATTCTACTAGCATATTATAAAGAGCGGAGGTTTTGCATGCCTTTCCACAAAGAAGTTGGTCTTTCACATAGAATGAGATTTCCCATATGGtgcttttttttaaaggtaatgaAATTTATTAAtggcaaaaccaaaaaaaaaaaaaaccagcaaaAACAAAAAGAGAGGCAAGGACAGCTACCGAACTAAACAACTAAGAAATCCAGATTACATCCCTTGATATTGGGGGAGGACACCGTCCATTCAAAAATCAACAATCTGAATCTTAGGGAGATGCTATCCGTCGACTTTTTGGAGTTGTCAAAGCACCTAGCATACCTTTCTTCCCAAACCTCCCACCAAATGGTGAGTAAAGACATTCTCCAAAGAGATCTCTTGATATTTGGAAGATTGATACCGTTCCACGCTAGCAAGCAAGAATCCACTGAATTCAGCATGGTCCACCAGATTTGAAACCGACCCAAGATATCCGCCCATATCAGATTCAGGAAGGAGCAAGGAAAAAATAAATGATCCATAGACTCTCCATCTCGCATACAGATGCAATAgacattcaggataaccatagCCATTTTTCTCAAGTTTTCTATAGTGAGGACTCTCCTTCTTCCCAGTAGCCACCTGAATGCAGCTTGGAGGAACAGGGTATGACCAAGCAGACTTAGTACAACACTCAATAGGATGCACGTATCTGCCCAAAAAGGAGAAAAATGATTTAACCGAGAACCGGCCCGAAAAATCAACTTTCCACACCCTTTTGTCTATTACGTCTTTGTTAGGGACAAGAAAGTGAATACGCTCCAAGAAGGCAACGTAATCATCCACTTCCTCGTCACATAGACAATGTCTGCAATGGGGTTCCCAAACAACCATCCCACCAATGCGAGAGAAACAAATTGCCACATAAACAAAGGGATCCAGTGCCAAATTGAAAGTGGAGAGAAATTCATACTTTAATACATAAGAACCTACTCATTCATCCTCTCAAATGCTGATTTTTTCACCATTGCCTAGAGGGAACCCAACTCCTTGAAAGAAAGAGTCTTTGATTGACGAAACATATTTCCACAAGGCGTAGGCCCTATAGAGCAATGAGCCTCTAGTCCACCAATCCTTCCTCGAGAGGCCATATTTGCTGGTGAGAACCTCTTTCTAAAGGGCTTCATCTTCCTCCCCAAGCCGCCAAAGACATCTTTCGAGCAACAAATGTTCATGGATCTAAGGGTCTTGATACTGGCCCCCCCTGCCCCATATGGTTTGctaactcccccccccccccaaaaaaaaaaaataaaataaaataaaataaaataaaataatgtctATGCTTCTCAAGTCTTGAAATCACCGACGCCGAACATTTGAAAAGCAACACAGAGTACATAGGAAGATTGGACAAGGCCACTTTAATCAAAGTGATCCAATCGCCAAGGGAGAGATATCTACTTCTCCATCTAGCTAGCATCCTCTGAACTCTTTCCACCACTTTATACCACAAGTTCTTTGTCGGGTTTACCCACACAAAGTGGACACCCCACAGTGGTAGCCAGAAGCAATCTGGCTATGCAACTGAATATCTCAGCCAACCTCTCCACTTCTTGAGGCTCCATCCACACTCCGAACATCTTACTTTTGGAAAGATTGATTTTAAGGCTCAATACAACTTCGAAACACTTAAAAATGGTGCAAATGTTCTCCTCCATGCCCTATGAAGCATCGCAAAAGAGGAGCGTATCATCCACGAAGTGGAGGTGCGAAATGGGAGATGACATACCTTCAATCAAGAAGTCTCGAGTAAAACCTCCTTCTCGGCCCCTCCCGAGCATATTGCTTAACACCTCCATTATcaggaagaagagaaaaggagaTAAAGGGTCTCCTTGCCGAAGGCCCGGGGAGCTTCTAAAGAAACCTTTGGTGGAGCCAATAATAAGAACGAGAAATGGGCCGGGCTAACATATTCCCGAATCCAACACCTCCACCCACAATTTCAACATCATATAATTGAGGAAGCTCCAATTGATACGGTCGCATGCTTTTTCAATATCTAGCTTGCATGTGATACCTTTTTCTCCCCCGTTGTGCCTAGAATGAAGACGTTCATGAGCAATTAATGCGCAATCCAAGATCTAACGACCCGGGACAAAGGCACTTTGATTCGCTGAAATGATGCTTCCTATAATGTTCCAAAGCTGTGTGGCCAAGACTTCCGTTAAAATTTTGGCTAAAATTCTCTAAAGGACTTTCAGTCAATCAGTTTAATAGGTGGCCCATATGGTACTAGGTGATACCTAAGTAAAAAATTGCACTTGAAAAGCGTATGAACTCCACAGAAAGATCCCTTGAATCCTGTACCCTTAATGGTTTCAAACACCTCTCTCTTTATCTGGTAATGCCTTGTTATAGTGGTTGAATATTAACTAAGCATCATGCTACCGATGACTGCTTTGATCCTAACAATGCTCAGAGCATCGAGTTCTTGAGTCTTGACACAATAAGGCAAGAGATAGGTTTCATACCAAGGAAGCTGGCAGATCTTCAGGTCTCAAGTTTCTTATGCTATCTCTTGTTGAAATCTATTTATCTTGTGAAAATCCTCAGGTCCTCTGTTTTAGGTTACTCTAAAGAGCCAGGCTACTTTTGAATCATTAGATTTTTGGGTGATGGCTTCACTAACGAGGATAATTCCATCCACTTCTACCTTGGCAATGCCCATCTGGTATTTGCACATTGACTTTAGGATCACCTTCTCCCTCTGGGAGTCTGGGTAGTGGGGAAATTTGACAAAGAGACCAGAAAAAACTAATGAGAGTCGCTGAGGATGCCTGATGTAATTTACTTGGAAATAATGCAAGGGAGGTTGTTTCAATGTGTTTGGTTAAGAATTGATATAACTGGATGCGTTCTTATAAATCTGGAACCAATTTTgtcattaaaataataaaatagaatTTCCCCTTCCTGTACTGCTTAAGATGATTTCTATGAAAATGGGATGAAGAGAAGTGGCTTATTGGTACGAGCATCATATGGACGAATTGATGGAGAAACTTCCTATTGGGTCCACTTTGCATGCGTCATCCAGATGTGTGGATAGTGGTGTTTGGATATAGTTATATTATGATGATTAAAGTTATGACTCTTCGGAAAACAATTACAGTTATGATGACAACGAATATATGGTGTTTGGCAGTGCAACTACCTATCCATATAAGCATGTGTGGATGGTGCAAAGCTTTTTAATACTGGATACTTTCTCACGTGTCTGCATGTGTGGGAGGATGAGTGCAATTTTTTGGTCATGCTCCGCCATTCTGTATGGTCTTGATGTCCTGATTGTCTTATAATCATGACACGTACAGTTTTTAAGTGCATGTGCATCAACCATCCTACTCCAACCATTGTATTCCCTTTCAAATAAAAATCGAAATCTACAGTGACTTGCATAGGCGGAATGTGGTAGGTGTATAGAGGTGCCTACTCCAGTACTGCTGATTTGGGGGGTAATAATTTGTGTATAGAAGGCCCACAGCATACATCAGATGAGCCACCCCATGTTTTGTActgatcccaaaacccataaggACCAAATCAAAGGGAACAGTGTGCAATCTTGCctatctaaattcacatggtgggcccaccttaattttggAATATCTTGATTTTTTGAGTGTCCTTCGATCTTAGTAGTACACATCAAATGAACGAATTAGATGGCAAATGCATGCCACAGTGGGCCTGGCACAAGTAATGGTAGGCATGACCACCCCAACTCTTCTTTATGGTccagtccacttgagttttggatgagccTGGTTTATTGGGCTGCAATGATTCTGCACACCTGATAAACAGTGTGGATCTCATGTACATTACCTCCCTTCACATGGCTATGCGAGGCATGCTAAATGGACTTATCAAAATAGCTGGATTGGCCTTTTTCTTTGAATCCAGCAGTCAGCATGGTGCAGCTATTAACACCGGAGAAAATAGGCATGACGTAGTGCTATTTTGCTAACTACGCTAAGAGAATAGTGTATCAAGGCACCAAAACAAAATTACATATGCAGATGGTCCTATGTTTGTGCTAACTGCACTATAATGCACACTAAACGGGCCCATAAAGTATAACTAGAAAGTTCTCAGTATATCATATGATTTGCCTTTTTCAAATGTCGATATTTATCTTCTTTTGATTCTTTTTATCTTTATCAATATTCTAACAGTCATGGGGTACTTTAATCCTTAATGACTTTGGTCCTTGGAGGATGGTTTCTGATAGTTTGGGTACATTAGAGGACGGCGATTCTTTTCTTCTCCCTGGTCTGCTTAGTTTTCCGTGGAAGGATGTTGCCGTGTGTAGATGTCAATTTCGGGAAGTACTTTACCTCTTTGGTCTGATGATGCTGACCATAAGAAATTACTTGCTAATATGTATCACGATGATATTGGATAATACAATGCATTTCCGAGCTTGCAGGGAGGATGCCTAATTTACTTCATTTGCATCTCGCACAGCGACGAGTAAGAAGCTTTTTACCTATTCTCTGTACTTCATTTGTCTGCAGTGAATTGCTTGTTTATAACCTAGCACACGCATTTTGAAGTGACATGTTAAAATGTAAATTTGATTTAAGATTTTCTATTTGCCATTGTGCAGAAACAAACAAAGCATCAGATTTTGCAGTTGGCGGCACTTATCAAGCTGTTGCATTTTCATATGGAAGCACCTGTGCTTCTGGTGGAATGAAGAATTCTGATCCTGGGTTGGAATTTCCTGGTTTCCATCCACCGTTCCCTGTGCCTGAAAGCCTAGTAAACAACCTGGTGAGTACACCCGTAAATATATGTTTTTTCACTGGATATATTTGTTTTGCATATAACGTAGGTTATGTTGTTTGTAGATTGCTACTAATGCCTCTTCAAGCTGGCCATATGATAATATTCCAAGACAAGTGTGTTATTCTAAGGCTTACTATGTCTAAGTTTCAGATGCTTGGAGCAGCAATGAAGTTCTGACCTAAGGTTGCCATTTGTGGGACCTAGTTTCCTTGTTTCATGACCAAAAAGGACAGTGCAGGTGGGATTAGAATGATAGAATTGGATCACTCTATGAAGAGATGTCATCCGGACGATCAGTTTAGTGCAATTGGGATGAACTATTCTTCGTAAACTTCATGCTTCTCATTCTTTTTACTTGTATCAGAATATCCTGAGAACCAATGCATGTCTTTTGAAATGATTTAGTAGGAACTGCAAGAATTGAATACTATGATTATCTCAAATGCTGCCATTGTTGACAGCAATGCTTTTTTCTTGGTTGTTTTTGCAGCCTCCTACAGAGAAGGTGCACCAGATCATTGCAAGAACTGCTACATTTGTCAGTGAACATGGAGGACAGTCGGAAATTGTCTTGAGGGTGAAACAGGGAGACAACCCAACATTTGGGTTTCTGATGCCTGACCACCATCTTCATGCATACTTTAGATTCCTTGTTGAACACCAGGAACTTTTGAAAGCGGAAACCGATCTTAAACCTCCAGATGAAGAGAAGGTTAAGAGTGGACAGAATCAGGCAGGTGGGGCGTTGTCACTGCTCGGATCTGTATATGGATCTGGTGAGGATGAGGATGGTGCACTTCAAGTTGTGTCAGAATCTAAAGAAACGGACCCTGGTAATTCTGTTGGTACTGTCAATATTCCCTTCTCGCATGGATCAAATCAAGCAGAATCTTCTACCTATTTGGCTGTGGAAGATGAGGCAGCTATCAAGCACCTGTCTGTTGCTTCCAATAAAAAAGCCTCATCACCCAAAAGGAGTCCTTGTGTTACTGCAGTCTCTGTTGGTACTCATAGCAAGAAAAGAGAAACTGAAACCTTTGGTTCAATTCAGTTTTCTGTGGATAAGCCACAGACCACTCCTATGTTGAGCATGTCTGAGGTTGAAGAACCTTTCATTTTGGAGCCTCCATCATCCATAAGACAAGCTGTAGACAAAATAGCTGAATTTATTCTGAGAAATGGGAGAGAGTTTGAAGCAGTCCTCATTGAACAAAATAGTACAAATGggaaattcaaattcctattgccATCGAACCAATATCATCCATATTATCTCAAAGTTCTCCAAAAAGCTCAAGAGGTGCGTTATTTCCTAAGGTTGACCCTAAATACCTTGTAATTCTAACTTTTACAAAAATACCAACTACTTTGTTTTACttgtttattcatttatttatttttatgttggtTTGACTACTGGCAACATTTCTTGAACTTGGGATCTATGACAATGATACACACATAATTCCTCTTGAGTTTGTTTTACCTTGAAATTCACGTGGTCTGTGGGAACCTGTATTGCAGGTTAATGTTTTAGACTTTTATATGCAATTTACCTTTTAAGTATTGTTAGGCACTGATGAGATCAGCAATACAGTAAGATAAGATTAAGGTCACTATTCGTTCATACGATTGATAAAATTAAAATCATAGGAGTATGATCTTTCCATATCTGCCAGATACACCGAACAATTGTCACCGGGGGTCATCGTGTATATTTAAGAGATCGCAAATCTTTTTCACTGAAACTGAGATACTAGTGTCACTCAAATAGAACAATAAAACTACATATAGGCATGGTTCAGTTTCTATGGATTTTGCTTGCTTCACGTTCAGGAAAGTCACCTATGCAGTCATAAGCACATGTTTCAGGCCGCAAATCTTTGTTTTCATAATGAAGGGGATTCGTGTACTTGTCAAATCAAACTGAAATAGTATGGAGAACTTGAGTGCTGGCACATCTACAAATTAGATAAAGTGGCAAAGACTTGGAAACTTTAAGCAAAATAGTACGGAGCAAAGGAATTGTGTAAATGGTTAAACTTCTGGGCAATGCCAATGTTGATATTTCTAGATGAAATTAAGAAAAGGAGGTTAAATAAAAGTGATATCTTAAAAAATACATGCTTTAGCTGAAAATACTTGAAAGTAtgagtgattttattttttgtaatggaaACTATGAATGAATTATtgatcctttatatatatatagatcattTCAATATTTCTCCTCATTATCACATGGTACTTTTATATAGTATAAAGTTGAAATCACAAAGTCCTGTTTTGAATGTGCTTGGTTCTGCAATTTTGTGATTCACAATGATCTGATTTCTGAAAATTCAGCTATGAATCTGTATGAGGGAATATTCCATTTATGAATGCAACAGTCTTGCTCTCTTGCTAAATGCTTCCCATTTTGCTCTCCTTTTTCAGTCAAAGCTGCCAGGGAAGAGTCTTGCTTCTCAGAAACATGATTCACGGAGCCATGCATCTAGTAAGGAAAAAATTCGAGAGATGGGTAGGTCTAAAAGCAAAGACATTGCACCATCCAAAGGATCTGCTGGAAATGTGGCAAACACGGCAAACCAATCGAACGGGTCACATGTTTCCGAGAGAAAAGAGAAGTTTAAAATGATTATTGGCGGGCCAAAGAAGGATGCACAAGACCTATCTTCCAAACCCATCCAACGACAATGTGGAATGAGTGAGGATGCAACTGCTGCTATTGTTCTGGCTGCAACAAGAGGTCATAGGCATCCCAAATCAGATACATACCCAAAGACATCATTTGATGATTCTGGTACAGGCATCAGTATTGGTGAGGGTGCGCGTACCTCAAGCATTGGCAGTCTCCCCCTGTC containing:
- the LOC131240747 gene encoding uncharacterized protein LOC131240747 isoform X5; its protein translation is MSSGRSPPTEKVHQIIARTATFVSEHGGQSEIVLRVKQGDNPTFGFLMPDHHLHAYFRFLVEHQELLKAETDLKPPDEEKVKSGQNQAGGALSLLGSVYGSGEDEDGALQVVSESKETDPGNSVGTVNIPFSHGSNQAESSTYLAVEDEAAIKHLSVASNKKASSPKRSPCVTAVSVGTHSKKRETETFGSIQFSVDKPQTTPMLSMSEVEEPFILEPPSSIRQAVDKIAEFILRNGREFEAVLIEQNSTNGKFKFLLPSNQYHPYYLKVLQKAQESKLPGKSLASQKHDSRSHASSKEKIREMGRSKSKDIAPSKGSAGNVANTANQSNGSHVSERKEKFKMIIGGPKKDAQDLSSKPIQRQCGMSEDATAAIVLAATRGHRHPKSDTYPKTSFDDSGTGISIGEGARTSSIGSLPLSGHVPSSISKPVSNGEPGFSMPVGLSEAVRPLDKEGGGTSNVSVAKAIAKTAALAAASEADSSEACLTREQKQKVERLKRAKMFAAMIKGGTHHSRELLPHLSIKQSDSALLDSQESSGCKAGATRPCSSQAAAAAAAALNVSGAEFPDLIAREREGSSAPVEVGGQDTMETRNDSEDDHDAERRIRKKHRSRSRRHEEDSEKDHKHSRKKHRSDHHSSHHSRDNDRKYRKSHSHHRQEHHHSSSEDEHLHGSRSSKRSRRRRHAETEREIEEGEIVEKLENHLDTSGVEDNGERDRSLDCANDLQDKSVPMVDNDRPPSSDATEVPDDLRAKIRAMLLATM
- the LOC131240747 gene encoding uncharacterized protein LOC131240747 isoform X4; this translates as MLPLLTAMLFSWLFLQPPTEKVHQIIARTATFVSEHGGQSEIVLRVKQGDNPTFGFLMPDHHLHAYFRFLVEHQELLKAETDLKPPDEEKVKSGQNQAGGALSLLGSVYGSGEDEDGALQVVSESKETDPGNSVGTVNIPFSHGSNQAESSTYLAVEDEAAIKHLSVASNKKASSPKRSPCVTAVSVGTHSKKRETETFGSIQFSVDKPQTTPMLSMSEVEEPFILEPPSSIRQAVDKIAEFILRNGREFEAVLIEQNSTNGKFKFLLPSNQYHPYYLKVLQKAQESKLPGKSLASQKHDSRSHASSKEKIREMGRSKSKDIAPSKGSAGNVANTANQSNGSHVSERKEKFKMIIGGPKKDAQDLSSKPIQRQCGMSEDATAAIVLAATRGHRHPKSDTYPKTSFDDSGTGISIGEGARTSSIGSLPLSGHVPSSISKPVSNGEPGFSMPVGLSEAVRPLDKEGGGTSNVSVAKAIAKTAALAAASEADSSEACLTREQKQKVERLKRAKMFAAMIKGGTHHSRELLPHLSIKQSDSALLDSQESSGCKAGATRPCSSQAAAAAAAALNVSGAEFPDLIAREREGSSAPVEVGGQDTMETRNDSEDDHDAERRIRKKHRSRSRRHEEDSEKDHKHSRKKHRSDHHSSHHSRDNDRKYRKSHSHHRQEHHHSSSEDEHLHGSRSSKRSRRRRHAETEREIEEGEIVEKLENHLDTSGVEDNGERDRSLDCANDLQDKSVPMVDNDRPPSSDATEVPDDLRAKIRAMLLATM
- the LOC131240747 gene encoding uncharacterized protein LOC131240747 isoform X1 → MEMEVVGRHALLFDDDAMAAFVNSQEALIHWNSLLIDRYDVRHLLHSLPTFTKRRTPPLSDPDDGVSLSDLDRERYLDLPPDDCHEDNASEETNKASDFAVGGTYQAVAFSYGSTCASGGMKNSDPGLEFPGFHPPFPVPESLVNNLPPTEKVHQIIARTATFVSEHGGQSEIVLRVKQGDNPTFGFLMPDHHLHAYFRFLVEHQELLKAETDLKPPDEEKVKSGQNQAGGALSLLGSVYGSGEDEDGALQVVSESKETDPGNSVGTVNIPFSHGSNQAESSTYLAVEDEAAIKHLSVASNKKASSPKRSPCVTAVSVGTHSKKRETETFGSIQFSVDKPQTTPMLSMSEVEEPFILEPPSSIRQAVDKIAEFILRNGREFEAVLIEQNSTNGKFKFLLPSNQYHPYYLKVLQKAQESKLPGKSLASQKHDSRSHASSKEKIREMGRSKSKDIAPSKGSAGNVANTANQSNGSHVSERKEKFKMIIGGPKKDAQDLSSKPIQRQCGMSEDATAAIVLAATRGHRHPKSDTYPKTSFDDSGTGISIGEGARTSSIGSLPLSGHVPSSISKPVSNGEPGFSMPVGLSEAVRPLDKEGGGTSNVSVAKAIAKTAALAAASEADSSEACLTREQKQKVERLKRAKMFAAMIKGGTHHSRELLPHLSIKQSDSALLDSQESSGCKAGATRPCSSQAAAAAAAALNVSGAEFPDLIAREREGSSAPVEVGGQDTMETRNDSEDDHDAERRIRKKHRSRSRRHEEDSEKDHKHSRKKHRSDHHSSHHSRDNDRKYRKSHSHHRQEHHHSSSEDEHLHGSRSSKRSRRRRHAETEREIEEGEIVEKLENHLDTSGVEDNGERDRSLDCANDLQDKSVPMVDNDRPPSSDATEVPDDLRAKIRAMLLATM
- the LOC131240747 gene encoding uncharacterized protein LOC131240747 isoform X2, whose translation is MLKCKFDLRFSICHCAETNKASDFAVGGTYQAVAFSYGSTCASGGMKNSDPGLEFPGFHPPFPVPESLVNNLPPTEKVHQIIARTATFVSEHGGQSEIVLRVKQGDNPTFGFLMPDHHLHAYFRFLVEHQELLKAETDLKPPDEEKVKSGQNQAGGALSLLGSVYGSGEDEDGALQVVSESKETDPGNSVGTVNIPFSHGSNQAESSTYLAVEDEAAIKHLSVASNKKASSPKRSPCVTAVSVGTHSKKRETETFGSIQFSVDKPQTTPMLSMSEVEEPFILEPPSSIRQAVDKIAEFILRNGREFEAVLIEQNSTNGKFKFLLPSNQYHPYYLKVLQKAQESKLPGKSLASQKHDSRSHASSKEKIREMGRSKSKDIAPSKGSAGNVANTANQSNGSHVSERKEKFKMIIGGPKKDAQDLSSKPIQRQCGMSEDATAAIVLAATRGHRHPKSDTYPKTSFDDSGTGISIGEGARTSSIGSLPLSGHVPSSISKPVSNGEPGFSMPVGLSEAVRPLDKEGGGTSNVSVAKAIAKTAALAAASEADSSEACLTREQKQKVERLKRAKMFAAMIKGGTHHSRELLPHLSIKQSDSALLDSQESSGCKAGATRPCSSQAAAAAAAALNVSGAEFPDLIAREREGSSAPVEVGGQDTMETRNDSEDDHDAERRIRKKHRSRSRRHEEDSEKDHKHSRKKHRSDHHSSHHSRDNDRKYRKSHSHHRQEHHHSSSEDEHLHGSRSSKRSRRRRHAETEREIEEGEIVEKLENHLDTSGVEDNGERDRSLDCANDLQDKSVPMVDNDRPPSSDATEVPDDLRAKIRAMLLATM
- the LOC131240747 gene encoding uncharacterized protein LOC131240747 isoform X3 — encoded protein: MKNSDPGLEFPGFHPPFPVPESLVNNLPPTEKVHQIIARTATFVSEHGGQSEIVLRVKQGDNPTFGFLMPDHHLHAYFRFLVEHQELLKAETDLKPPDEEKVKSGQNQAGGALSLLGSVYGSGEDEDGALQVVSESKETDPGNSVGTVNIPFSHGSNQAESSTYLAVEDEAAIKHLSVASNKKASSPKRSPCVTAVSVGTHSKKRETETFGSIQFSVDKPQTTPMLSMSEVEEPFILEPPSSIRQAVDKIAEFILRNGREFEAVLIEQNSTNGKFKFLLPSNQYHPYYLKVLQKAQESKLPGKSLASQKHDSRSHASSKEKIREMGRSKSKDIAPSKGSAGNVANTANQSNGSHVSERKEKFKMIIGGPKKDAQDLSSKPIQRQCGMSEDATAAIVLAATRGHRHPKSDTYPKTSFDDSGTGISIGEGARTSSIGSLPLSGHVPSSISKPVSNGEPGFSMPVGLSEAVRPLDKEGGGTSNVSVAKAIAKTAALAAASEADSSEACLTREQKQKVERLKRAKMFAAMIKGGTHHSRELLPHLSIKQSDSALLDSQESSGCKAGATRPCSSQAAAAAAAALNVSGAEFPDLIAREREGSSAPVEVGGQDTMETRNDSEDDHDAERRIRKKHRSRSRRHEEDSEKDHKHSRKKHRSDHHSSHHSRDNDRKYRKSHSHHRQEHHHSSSEDEHLHGSRSSKRSRRRRHAETEREIEEGEIVEKLENHLDTSGVEDNGERDRSLDCANDLQDKSVPMVDNDRPPSSDATEVPDDLRAKIRAMLLATM
- the LOC131240747 gene encoding uncharacterized protein LOC131240747 isoform X6, with amino-acid sequence MLLKPPTEKVHQIIARTATFVSEHGGQSEIVLRVKQGDNPTFGFLMPDHHLHAYFRFLVEHQELLKAETDLKPPDEEKVKSGQNQAGGALSLLGSVYGSGEDEDGALQVVSESKETDPGNSVGTVNIPFSHGSNQAESSTYLAVEDEAAIKHLSVASNKKASSPKRSPCVTAVSVGTHSKKRETETFGSIQFSVDKPQTTPMLSMSEVEEPFILEPPSSIRQAVDKIAEFILRNGREFEAVLIEQNSTNGKFKFLLPSNQYHPYYLKVLQKAQESKLPGKSLASQKHDSRSHASSKEKIREMGRSKSKDIAPSKGSAGNVANTANQSNGSHVSERKEKFKMIIGGPKKDAQDLSSKPIQRQCGMSEDATAAIVLAATRGHRHPKSDTYPKTSFDDSGTGISIGEGARTSSIGSLPLSGHVPSSISKPVSNGEPGFSMPVGLSEAVRPLDKEGGGTSNVSVAKAIAKTAALAAASEADSSEACLTREQKQKVERLKRAKMFAAMIKGGTHHSRELLPHLSIKQSDSALLDSQESSGCKAGATRPCSSQAAAAAAAALNVSGAEFPDLIAREREGSSAPVEVGGQDTMETRNDSEDDHDAERRIRKKHRSRSRRHEEDSEKDHKHSRKKHRSDHHSSHHSRDNDRKYRKSHSHHRQEHHHSSSEDEHLHGSRSSKRSRRRRHAETEREIEEGEIVEKLENHLDTSGVEDNGERDRSLDCANDLQDKSVPMVDNDRPPSSDATEVPDDLRAKIRAMLLATM